In Dehalogenimonas etheniformans, one genomic interval encodes:
- the trxB gene encoding thioredoxin-disulfide reductase: protein MPAPSRFDVIIVGGGPAGLTAALYSARAKMKTLLIEGSAIGGRMAEAWEIENYPGFTEAVHGYDLGQKMFEQANKFGVEHAQTSVIGIKIDGTDKTVTTGIGDYVAPAVIIAGGSERRKLGVPGEKELTGRGVSFCATCDGPFFRNKVVAVIGGGNGALNEATHIVHFASKVYVIHRRDTMRATKVLQDKAFADPKISFIWDTEVTAIEGTDSVERLKLKNVKTGTESVLELQGVFIAVGLVPNTDYLKGLVDIDPYGAVITNDKMETNAPGIYAAGDVRANSIRQVVTAAGDGATAAVYAQKYISEK, encoded by the coding sequence ATGCCAGCCCCGTCACGGTTTGACGTCATTATCGTCGGCGGCGGACCTGCCGGTCTGACCGCGGCACTTTACTCCGCCCGCGCCAAGATGAAAACGCTCCTTATCGAAGGCAGCGCCATCGGCGGCCGCATGGCTGAAGCCTGGGAGATCGAAAATTATCCCGGCTTTACAGAGGCGGTTCACGGCTACGACCTGGGACAGAAGATGTTCGAACAGGCCAACAAATTCGGCGTCGAACATGCCCAGACCAGCGTCATAGGGATCAAGATCGACGGGACCGACAAGACGGTTACCACCGGAATTGGCGACTATGTCGCACCGGCGGTCATCATTGCCGGCGGTTCGGAGCGCCGGAAATTGGGCGTCCCCGGCGAAAAAGAACTCACCGGCCGGGGGGTCTCTTTCTGCGCTACCTGCGACGGGCCCTTTTTCCGCAATAAGGTTGTCGCCGTTATCGGCGGCGGCAACGGGGCATTGAACGAGGCTACCCACATAGTTCATTTTGCATCGAAGGTTTACGTCATTCACCGTCGGGATACAATGCGGGCAACCAAGGTTCTTCAGGACAAGGCTTTCGCCGATCCCAAAATTTCTTTTATCTGGGACACCGAAGTAACTGCCATCGAGGGCACCGACTCCGTCGAACGGCTGAAGCTTAAAAACGTCAAAACCGGCACCGAATCGGTTCTTGAACTCCAGGGCGTTTTTATCGCTGTCGGGTTGGTACCCAACACTGACTATTTGAAAGGTCTCGTTGACATTGATCCCTATGGCGCCGTGATCACCAACGATAAAATGGAGACTAACGCCCCGGGAATTTATGCTGCCGGTGACGTCCGCGCCAATTCGATCCGCCAGGTGGTCACCGCCGCCGGCGATGGGGCGACGGCCGCGGTATACGCGCAGAAATATATATCTGAAAAATAG
- the plsX gene encoding phosphate acyltransferase PlsX: MRIAVDASGGDYAPYEIVKGAIKAAQALKDKGVEIILIGKRPVLHVQAGKHLKKLNLSIVHAPQTIEFHEHPVEALKNKPKSSIVIGTMMVKEGKADAFVSAGSTGAMLCAAYLLLGKIEGIERPALGSIIKLTPHAPALLLDAGANADCRPQHLVEFARLGNIYSKYVIGVDKPRVALMSNGEEETKGNKLIVETHQMLKTIPNLNFIGNMEGHDLVHNKADVIVTDGFTGNVLIKAFEGLGDSIIKIRQVGQAVNSASHLRGRALLADVGMGHMVKGMDFREVGGACLLGVKGTIIVSHGRSRAKAMMNAILMAKRTVEQRIPQLIAEEVKDNASPVTV, encoded by the coding sequence ATGCGGATTGCTGTCGATGCCTCCGGCGGAGACTATGCCCCCTACGAAATCGTCAAAGGTGCCATCAAGGCTGCCCAAGCCCTCAAGGACAAGGGTGTCGAGATTATACTCATCGGCAAACGACCCGTCCTCCACGTACAGGCTGGCAAACACCTCAAGAAACTGAATCTATCCATCGTTCATGCCCCACAGACTATCGAATTCCACGAGCATCCTGTTGAGGCTCTTAAGAATAAGCCCAAGTCCTCGATCGTTATTGGGACGATGATGGTGAAAGAAGGCAAAGCCGACGCCTTCGTCTCAGCTGGCTCAACCGGCGCCATGTTATGCGCCGCCTATCTCCTCCTGGGCAAGATCGAAGGCATCGAACGTCCTGCCCTTGGCAGCATCATCAAGCTGACGCCCCACGCACCTGCCCTCCTACTGGATGCCGGAGCTAACGCCGACTGCCGGCCGCAACACCTGGTGGAATTTGCCCGCCTGGGCAACATTTATTCCAAATACGTCATCGGCGTCGACAAGCCGCGCGTCGCCCTGATGAGCAATGGCGAGGAAGAGACCAAAGGCAACAAGCTCATCGTCGAGACCCATCAGATGCTCAAAACCATCCCAAACCTCAATTTCATTGGCAACATGGAAGGCCACGACCTGGTTCACAACAAAGCCGATGTCATCGTCACCGACGGTTTTACCGGAAACGTCTTGATCAAGGCGTTTGAAGGCTTGGGCGATTCCATAATTAAGATCCGCCAAGTCGGCCAGGCGGTCAACTCCGCTTCCCACCTCCGGGGACGCGCCCTCCTGGCTGATGTCGGCATGGGACACATGGTTAAGGGCATGGACTTCCGTGAGGTCGGCGGTGCCTGCCTCCTGGGTGTCAAGGGCACCATCATCGTATCCCATGGCCGCTCCCGCGCCAAGGCCATGATGAACGCTATCCTCATGGCCAAGCGGACGGTGGAACAGCGCATCCCCCAGCTTATCGCCGAGGAGGTCAAGGATAATGCCAGCCCCGTCACGGTTTGA
- a CDS encoding acyl-CoA dehydratase activase, which translates to MDTYIGLDAGSVSTKTVALSDNDEVLASAYLPTAADPLSASRRVLDQINASISGEIVGIAVTGSARELVGAQIDATIVKNEITCQALAAAHLVPTARTVIEIGGQDSKLIILREGLVNDFAMNTVCAAGTGSFLEHQARRLGLSMAEFASEAIESKKPIKVTGRCTVFVESDMVHAQQTGAKRADIIYGLCLALVRNFLADAGRNREIEPPVVFQGGVAKNAGMVKAFNEVLGFEIIVPPAPEVSGALGAALLLKRDLSHNRNRHFQGKAGL; encoded by the coding sequence ATAGATACATATATCGGTCTGGACGCCGGCTCCGTTTCCACTAAGACCGTCGCATTGTCGGACAATGATGAGGTATTAGCCTCCGCCTACCTCCCCACTGCCGCCGACCCTCTCTCGGCATCACGGCGAGTTCTTGATCAGATCAATGCCTCAATTAGCGGTGAAATTGTTGGTATAGCTGTCACGGGTAGCGCCCGGGAACTGGTCGGAGCGCAAATTGACGCAACGATCGTTAAAAACGAGATCACCTGCCAGGCGCTGGCCGCTGCCCACCTCGTCCCCACCGCCCGGACGGTAATCGAGATCGGAGGACAGGACTCAAAACTAATTATCCTACGCGAAGGCCTGGTAAACGATTTTGCCATGAACACCGTTTGCGCCGCCGGCACCGGCAGTTTCCTTGAACACCAGGCGAGGCGTTTAGGGCTATCGATGGCCGAATTCGCCTCAGAGGCAATCGAGAGCAAGAAGCCTATCAAAGTGACCGGTCGGTGTACGGTATTTGTGGAATCTGACATGGTTCACGCCCAGCAAACGGGCGCCAAACGCGCCGATATCATCTATGGGTTGTGCCTGGCTCTGGTTCGCAACTTCCTGGCCGATGCCGGTCGCAATCGGGAGATCGAGCCGCCGGTCGTGTTCCAGGGCGGTGTGGCTAAGAACGCCGGTATGGTGAAAGCCTTTAACGAGGTTCTCGGCTTTGAAATAATCGTGCCGCCGGCTCCTGAAGTCTCCGGAGCCCTGGGTGCTGCCTTGCTACTCAAGAGGGACTTGTCGCATAATAGGAACCGGCATTTTCAGGGAAAAGCCGGTCTGTAA
- a CDS encoding M20 family metallopeptidase codes for MKGGLVPLKESIKNSIDSQAPALTKIALDIHDNPELGFHEHQAAAWLTDHLKKNGFTVEMGIADLPTAWKATYGSGKPVIAFVGEYDALPEVGHACGHNLIGTASVGAAVAARQLADKFGGTVVMIGTPAEELYGGKIPMVKKGIFNDLDAAMLVHPDSVSVAMTQALAVVTLYIEYFGREAHASAYPEQGINALDAMVIGYTGVAALRQHIQSSARIHGVITDGGKAANVVPGYSAGNFLVRAMDLKYLEELKERVLNCFRAGALATGAELSYHWDEHAYEPLKANVTLAQLFTDNIKSLGREIVLDDPSHAFGSTDMGNVSQVTPSLHGFLSIAPKDISGHTKEFAMYAASEEGMKAMLDAAAGMAMTAADLFSSPETLARVKAEFEHPPK; via the coding sequence ATGAAAGGCGGCCTCGTACCCCTTAAGGAAAGTATCAAAAATTCCATCGATTCCCAGGCTCCAGCTCTCACAAAAATTGCCCTTGATATCCACGATAACCCAGAGTTGGGTTTCCACGAACACCAAGCCGCCGCATGGCTCACAGATCATCTGAAAAAGAACGGCTTCACCGTTGAGATGGGCATCGCCGATCTGCCCACCGCATGGAAGGCCACTTATGGCTCCGGCAAACCCGTCATCGCTTTCGTCGGAGAATACGATGCCCTGCCAGAGGTCGGTCACGCATGCGGCCATAATCTTATAGGCACGGCTTCGGTCGGCGCCGCGGTTGCCGCAAGACAGCTCGCCGATAAATTCGGCGGAACGGTGGTCATGATCGGCACCCCGGCGGAAGAGCTTTACGGCGGCAAGATCCCCATGGTGAAAAAGGGCATTTTCAACGACTTGGACGCCGCCATGCTGGTCCACCCTGATTCCGTATCCGTTGCGATGACGCAGGCTTTGGCAGTGGTAACACTTTATATCGAATATTTCGGACGAGAAGCGCATGCCTCCGCCTATCCCGAACAAGGTATTAACGCTCTCGACGCGATGGTGATTGGCTACACCGGAGTTGCCGCCTTGAGACAGCATATCCAATCTTCGGCGCGCATTCACGGCGTCATTACAGACGGCGGCAAAGCCGCTAACGTTGTTCCGGGCTATTCCGCAGGCAATTTTTTGGTTCGTGCCATGGACCTGAAATACCTGGAAGAATTAAAAGAGCGAGTGCTCAACTGCTTCCGTGCCGGAGCCCTTGCTACTGGCGCCGAGCTTTCCTATCACTGGGACGAACATGCCTACGAACCCCTCAAAGCCAATGTGACCCTAGCGCAGCTTTTCACTGATAACATCAAGAGTCTTGGACGAGAAATCGTTCTTGACGATCCCTCCCACGCCTTTGGCTCAACCGATATGGGCAACGTCAGCCAGGTGACTCCCTCCCTCCATGGCTTCTTGTCCATCGCCCCTAAAGACATCTCAGGTCATACTAAAGAATTTGCCATGTATGCTGCCTCGGAGGAAGGCATGAAAGCGATGCTTGATGCCGCAGCCGGTATGGCCATGACCGCCGCCGACCTTTTCTCCAGCCCTGAGACACTGGCCAGGGTTAAGGCTGAATTCGAGCATCCCCCTAAGTGA
- a CDS encoding YgiQ family radical SAM protein, translating into MFLPTTKQEMDTLGWDRPDIILVTGDSYIDSPFIGIAVVGKTLTRAGFRVGIIAQPDIHSPADITRLGEPRLFWGVSGGCIDSMIANYTSLKKKRKSDDYTPGGQNTKRPDRASIVYSNLIRQYFKKTVPIVLGGLEASLRRVAHYDYWDDRVRGSILFDAKADYLLYGMAEKVAVELAQTLEKGESPRQIRGLCYISGEADMASVRENYIELPPLDVVEKDKTAFTDMFHTFYRNNDPITAKGLYQKHGNRYLAQNPPQPSMTQAELDPVFAVGYERAQHPYYERQGKVKALETIKFSILSHRGCYGECNFCAIAVHEGRTVQWRSEESILAEARELTKYSDFTGYIRDIGGPTANMYGFECGRKLEKGACVAKRCLYPEVCPTLKPDHSKQISLLKKLRKIEGIKKVFVASGVRYDAVLADKKYGEPFLEEVVRHHVSGQMKVAPEHSEPSVLKIMGKPGTEPLLKFKGMFDRLSKEAGKAQFLTYYLIAAHPGCTAADMGKLQEFTAKNLKINPEQVQVFLPAPSTYSSLMYYTGIDPFTGKTLFVEKELPKKEFQKRIVTGKTIAKR; encoded by the coding sequence ATGTTTTTACCCACAACGAAACAGGAAATGGACACGCTGGGATGGGACCGGCCGGACATTATCCTGGTCACCGGGGATTCGTACATCGACAGCCCCTTCATCGGCATTGCCGTCGTAGGCAAGACACTCACCAGGGCTGGATTCCGTGTCGGCATCATAGCCCAGCCTGACATCCATTCGCCCGCCGACATCACCCGACTTGGAGAACCTCGACTGTTCTGGGGAGTTTCGGGCGGCTGCATCGATTCGATGATCGCCAACTACACTTCTCTCAAGAAGAAGCGCAAAAGCGACGACTATACCCCCGGTGGCCAGAATACCAAACGCCCTGATAGAGCCTCTATCGTCTACAGTAATCTCATCCGCCAGTACTTCAAAAAAACCGTTCCGATCGTCTTGGGAGGGTTGGAGGCGAGCCTGCGGCGGGTTGCCCACTATGATTACTGGGACGACCGAGTCCGGGGTTCGATCCTCTTCGATGCCAAGGCTGACTATCTTCTATACGGTATGGCGGAAAAAGTCGCCGTCGAGTTGGCCCAAACTCTGGAAAAAGGTGAAAGTCCGAGGCAAATCCGAGGTCTTTGCTACATTTCCGGCGAAGCGGATATGGCCTCTGTGAGGGAGAATTACATAGAATTGCCTCCGCTCGACGTCGTCGAAAAAGATAAAACCGCCTTCACCGACATGTTCCATACTTTTTACCGGAACAATGATCCCATTACTGCCAAAGGGCTTTATCAGAAACACGGCAACCGCTACCTGGCGCAGAACCCGCCACAGCCCTCGATGACTCAGGCCGAACTTGATCCCGTATTTGCTGTCGGCTATGAACGCGCCCAACACCCCTATTATGAGCGGCAGGGCAAGGTAAAGGCGCTCGAAACGATAAAATTCTCAATTCTCAGTCATCGCGGTTGTTATGGGGAGTGTAACTTCTGCGCCATAGCTGTTCACGAGGGTAGAACCGTCCAATGGCGGAGCGAGGAGTCTATCCTCGCCGAGGCGCGGGAGTTAACCAAATACTCGGACTTCACCGGCTATATTAGGGACATCGGCGGCCCAACGGCCAATATGTACGGCTTTGAGTGTGGCCGGAAACTGGAGAAAGGGGCCTGTGTCGCCAAGCGCTGCCTTTATCCGGAGGTTTGCCCGACGCTCAAACCCGATCATTCGAAACAAATCTCACTGCTCAAAAAGTTACGAAAAATCGAGGGCATCAAAAAGGTCTTCGTCGCATCCGGCGTCCGCTACGATGCGGTTCTTGCTGACAAAAAATATGGCGAGCCCTTTCTCGAAGAAGTCGTCAGGCATCATGTGTCCGGCCAGATGAAGGTGGCACCGGAGCATTCCGAACCTTCGGTTCTCAAGATCATGGGTAAACCCGGAACCGAACCACTACTCAAGTTCAAAGGCATGTTCGACCGGCTTTCGAAAGAAGCCGGTAAAGCGCAGTTCCTGACTTACTACCTTATCGCCGCCCACCCCGGCTGTACCGCCGCGGACATGGGCAAATTGCAAGAATTCACCGCCAAAAACCTGAAGATAAATCCGGAGCAGGTGCAGGTTTTCCTCCCAGCCCCGTCAACCTATTCCAGCCTGATGTATTACACGGGAATCGATCCTTTCACCGGTAAAACCCTATTTGTGGAAAAGGAACTGCCGAAAAAAGAATTCCAGAAGCGGATTGTGACCGGGAAAACCATCGCTAAACGATAG
- a CDS encoding YkgJ family cysteine cluster protein has protein sequence MTDIFKRIGVSDADLAKARELAAGHFVGSFGEKYKKYVTAVWVALLETYPPAKELSPTELVDIISVIDIIAADSRGIMKRLKEACTCCGWCCSQTKRIEIDEEDAVRISRKLKQRRDDLFAFDGKEWTIKRVNPCGWWNPRNGRCQIYSDRPSTCRVWPLGLTEGEQKKVQPMHQCQYAVMVLVNKVIWTLEGDAKSLKPSNTA, from the coding sequence ATGACTGACATATTCAAACGTATTGGTGTGTCGGATGCGGACCTGGCTAAAGCCCGCGAACTGGCGGCCGGTCATTTTGTGGGCAGTTTTGGTGAAAAATATAAGAAGTACGTTACTGCGGTCTGGGTAGCCCTCCTTGAGACATACCCTCCAGCGAAGGAGCTTTCACCGACAGAACTCGTAGATATCATTAGTGTCATCGATATTATCGCGGCTGATTCCAGAGGCATAATGAAACGACTGAAAGAAGCCTGCACATGTTGCGGTTGGTGCTGTTCCCAGACCAAGCGAATCGAAATTGATGAAGAAGACGCCGTCCGGATCAGCCGTAAATTGAAACAAAGACGAGATGACCTGTTTGCTTTCGACGGTAAAGAATGGACCATAAAGAGGGTAAATCCCTGTGGCTGGTGGAATCCCAGGAATGGACGGTGTCAAATTTATTCAGATCGCCCAAGCACCTGTCGCGTTTGGCCCCTCGGATTAACAGAGGGGGAACAAAAAAAAGTACAACCGATGCATCAGTGCCAGTATGCAGTTATGGTTCTGGTCAATAAGGTTATCTGGACTCTCGAAGGCGACGCCAAAAGCCTTAAACCGTCCAACACAGCCTGA
- a CDS encoding FmdB family zinc ribbon protein — translation MPIYEYKCKKCTKRFELLRRFSDTAEVTCPKCGSTEVERKISSFSCGSSGSGSYSGSSCGSGSGGRVSS, via the coding sequence ATGCCTATCTATGAGTATAAATGTAAAAAATGCACCAAAAGATTCGAACTCCTGCGGCGATTTTCCGACACTGCCGAGGTCACCTGCCCCAAGTGCGGCTCGACCGAGGTTGAGAGAAAGATTTCATCATTTAGTTGCGGCTCTTCCGGAAGCGGATCTTACAGCGGCTCCAGTTGCGGATCGGGTTCCGGCGGCCGTGTTTCATCTTGA
- a CDS encoding FmdB family zinc ribbon protein: MPLYDYVCKSCKKKFEELRRFSDTKPVTCPKCGSTDCEKKPATFITTDNLGLSKTPRGKAPWEYT, encoded by the coding sequence ATGCCGCTATACGATTACGTATGTAAGTCCTGCAAGAAGAAATTCGAAGAATTGCGCCGTTTTTCCGACACCAAACCGGTGACCTGCCCGAAATGCGGTTCTACCGATTGCGAGAAGAAACCGGCGACATTCATTACCACCGACAATCTCGGATTGTCCAAGACGCCCCGCGGTAAAGCCCCCTGGGAATACACCTAG
- a CDS encoding FmdB family zinc ribbon protein, with the protein MPIYEYICAQCHKKFEVLRSMSDTSAAVCPKCGSSDTKRKMSTFTSTYEGKVPTPPQWRQS; encoded by the coding sequence ATGCCTATTTATGAATATATCTGTGCCCAGTGCCACAAGAAGTTTGAGGTGCTCCGTTCGATGTCCGATACTTCAGCGGCAGTTTGCCCAAAATGCGGGTCCTCAGACACCAAGCGGAAAATGTCGACCTTCACTTCTACATATGAGGGTAAAGTTCCGACTCCCCCGCAGTGGCGTCAATCCTGA
- a CDS encoding SufB/SufD family protein yields the protein MPNLQKVTDSELIERAKAAAGKKAAAGPDIDLEQFVVPKKGEKKYIEKPETIDEVDKSRMLESGVMLDDRSARSGTFVQLDNTPVHFGAAQEGIEVMSISEARKKYDWLKDYWWKAVQVDADKYTAHVELNDADGYFIRALPGVKTDYPVQACLYLQHNQAVQDVHNIIIAEEGSELHIITGCAVAHRQSMGLHVGVSEFYIKKGAKITFSMIHTWSPETEVRPRTGAIIEEDGLYLSNYVIMKPVHTIQASPIAKCVGKNATVRFNTISVATPGSHMDLGTRAFLNAPGSRTEMIARAITAGGEIISRGYMEGNAVDVKGHLECRGLILKEEGSIHAIPELKATVPNVDLSHEAAVGKIAEDEVEYLMARGLTRDEATAAIIRGFLKVDIEGLPKMLNDELRKAVEASENEAL from the coding sequence ATGCCAAATCTGCAAAAGGTAACTGATAGCGAACTCATCGAACGGGCCAAAGCCGCCGCCGGCAAAAAAGCTGCCGCCGGGCCGGACATCGATCTGGAACAGTTCGTCGTCCCCAAAAAGGGCGAAAAAAAATATATCGAAAAACCTGAGACCATCGACGAGGTAGACAAGTCACGGATGCTTGAGTCCGGCGTCATGCTCGACGACCGCAGCGCCCGCTCCGGCACCTTTGTGCAACTGGACAACACCCCGGTTCACTTTGGCGCCGCCCAGGAAGGCATCGAGGTTATGAGCATCTCCGAGGCCAGGAAGAAGTACGACTGGCTGAAGGATTACTGGTGGAAAGCGGTCCAGGTGGACGCCGACAAGTACACCGCCCACGTCGAACTCAATGACGCCGATGGCTATTTCATCCGCGCTTTACCCGGCGTCAAAACAGATTATCCGGTGCAGGCTTGCCTTTACCTGCAGCACAACCAGGCTGTCCAGGACGTCCACAACATTATCATCGCCGAGGAAGGTTCGGAACTCCACATCATCACCGGTTGCGCCGTGGCGCACCGCCAGTCGATGGGCCTTCATGTCGGCGTGTCCGAGTTTTATATCAAGAAGGGCGCCAAAATCACCTTCAGCATGATCCACACCTGGTCGCCGGAGACCGAGGTTCGGCCCAGGACCGGGGCGATCATCGAAGAAGACGGTTTATATCTCTCCAATTACGTTATCATGAAACCGGTGCACACCATCCAGGCATCTCCGATAGCCAAATGCGTCGGCAAGAATGCTACGGTCAGGTTCAACACCATCTCGGTCGCCACCCCCGGATCGCACATGGACCTTGGAACCCGGGCTTTCCTGAACGCCCCCGGTTCCCGCACCGAGATGATCGCCCGGGCAATCACCGCCGGAGGCGAGATCATCTCCCGTGGTTACATGGAAGGGAACGCGGTCGATGTTAAAGGACATCTCGAGTGCCGCGGCCTGATCTTGAAGGAAGAAGGTTCGATCCACGCCATACCGGAACTCAAGGCGACCGTCCCCAACGTTGACCTGTCGCATGAAGCCGCTGTCGGTAAAATCGCCGAGGATGAAGTCGAATACCTCATGGCCCGCGGCCTTACCCGCGACGAAGCCACCGCCGCCATCATCCGCGGCTTCTTGAAGGTTGATATCGAAGGTCTGCCCAAGATGCTTAACGATGAGCTAAGGAAAGCCGTCGAGGCGTCGGAAAACGAGGCTCTTTAA
- a CDS encoding ABC transporter ATP-binding protein codes for MAAEKLLEIKDLRVEVEGKEILHGISLSINAGETHVIYGPNGSGKTTLLMTIMGFPRYKITGGKIIFESKDVTHATLDERARAGIGLSFQRPPIVRGVKTRDMVAACFRGRESVDVIPGLAEKTNMVDFLDRDINYGFSGGETKRSELLQLLAQSPDLVLLDEPESGVDLENIALIGELINDLLKKSHPMRSRTRSGLIISHTGHILEYVNARTGYVMFEGRIICEGDPHEILETIKIKGYGECASCQICKR; via the coding sequence ATGGCCGCCGAAAAACTCCTTGAAATCAAAGACCTCAGGGTTGAGGTGGAGGGCAAAGAAATCCTCCACGGCATCAGCCTTTCGATCAATGCCGGCGAAACCCACGTCATCTACGGCCCCAACGGCAGCGGCAAAACCACCCTGCTGATGACCATCATGGGGTTCCCCCGCTACAAGATCACCGGCGGTAAGATCATTTTCGAAAGCAAAGACGTCACCCACGCCACTCTCGATGAACGCGCGCGGGCCGGCATCGGCCTGTCTTTCCAGAGACCGCCCATTGTCAGAGGCGTCAAGACCCGGGATATGGTGGCAGCCTGCTTCCGCGGGCGTGAAAGCGTCGACGTGATACCCGGCCTGGCCGAAAAGACCAATATGGTCGATTTCCTCGATCGAGACATCAACTATGGCTTCTCGGGCGGCGAAACGAAAAGGTCGGAACTGCTCCAACTCCTGGCCCAGAGCCCGGACCTGGTTTTGCTCGATGAACCGGAGTCGGGCGTCGATCTCGAAAATATCGCCCTCATCGGCGAGCTCATCAATGACCTCTTGAAAAAGTCCCATCCGATGCGTTCCCGGACCCGCAGCGGCCTCATTATTTCTCACACCGGCCACATCCTTGAATACGTCAATGCCCGGACCGGTTACGTCATGTTCGAAGGCAGGATCATCTGCGAAGGCGATCCCCACGAAATTCTGGAAACGATCAAAATCAAAGGTTACGGAGAATGCGCTTCATGCCAAATCTGCAAAAGGTAA